A region of the Haematobia irritans isolate KBUSLIRL chromosome 5, ASM5000362v1, whole genome shotgun sequence genome:
gtctgacacatagatggcgtatctatgtgtcagaccggggacttatcagccaacctgttaccataCTAAAATTGACTCTCGTATTTATATAcgcatttattttgttgtttcttatataaaatacgaaaaaaaaaataaaattgcaaaaatatttgtcaaggaTTGGTCGTATAAATTTGgtatgtgcaagaaaattgtcCATAATTTCATAGGCTACATTTCTCCTCTTGcttgtttggtaaatttttcaatggttCTGGGGCTATAGTcgaaaaacggaaaaaaatcgATGAAACAAGTAGTCATTTTTGGGGGTTTGCCATATTAAACATCTCGCGAAATTTCTCCGCTTTTCAGAGTGACCAAGTTTAaggggtttcactgtattttggGAGGCCatatgtttttttatgattttctttgtttattttttacttctttttatttacttttttttgcaaGCATACTGTACACAGAACACAATCAAAAACGGCGTCCATTCTTATCCATGTTTACATTTAGGCAATTTGAATGACGAATAAAAATGATCTCACTAAATGTTCTGATCTCACTTgtgttgagattttttttttaacaatagcaACTTAATtcgttgttttaatatttcaacatttttggaattctATTTGAACCTGTTTTTGGCTATACTATAGTTTTGTTTTAgttgtattattttattattatttttttttttgcaattactGAATCATTTATACATACCGAGCGTAAACCAATAACCAGTAGAACACATGCAGCCAGGAATCCTCCATACATAAGAATTCCTCCTATTAATCCCATCAAGGAGAAATTCGTAACTATTCCAATTAGGAAGAAAACACAATAAATGGCGGCTATAACtaaatttatataggcaataatattgcacaattttttattatccATGGCGatggatatatttttttcccCAATAtgttaagaaaaacaaaaattaaatacaaaaaaaaaacaactccgGTTTC
Encoded here:
- the LOC142238511 gene encoding uncharacterized protein LOC142238511, coding for MDNKKLCNIIAYINLVIAAIYCVFFLIGIVTNFSLMGLIGGILMYGGFLAACVLLVIGLRSDRQFYIMPWLVVTAIVCIMNIVVVVQSFSVILLILTVIVIASWFPIFKYSRQLDSSSLPT